The Corvus moneduloides isolate bCorMon1 chromosome 5, bCorMon1.pri, whole genome shotgun sequence genome includes a region encoding these proteins:
- the SMIM19 gene encoding small integral membrane protein 19 isoform X1, which yields MAAAGAGAGGGGGASAALGDGGAIDYSVHEAWNEATNVYLLVVLASLALLVYARRNKRRIMRIFTLPPAAETPPEPNFYDSMKKIRLRQQLEMYSIARKYEQQQQQPPKQTESVQLSVE from the exons atggcggcggcgggggccggagcgggcggcggcggcggcgcctcGGCGGCGCTGGGCGACGGCGGTGCCATCGACTATTCGGTGCACGAGGCGTGGAACGAGGCCACCAACGTGTAcctgctggtggtgctggcCAGCCTCGCCCTCCTCGTCTACGCGCGGCG GAACAAGAGGAGGATTATGCGCATCTTCACCCTGCCCCCGGCCGCCGAGACGCCGCCCGAGCCCAACTTCTACGACAGCATGAAGAAGATCCGCCTGcggcagcagctggagatgtACTCCATCG caaGGAAGtatgaacagcagcagcagcagccaccaaaACAGACTGAAAGCGTACAGCTCTCAGTGGAATGA